A genomic window from Microbacterium sp. H1-D42 includes:
- a CDS encoding ABC transporter substrate-binding protein — protein MNTPTRITTTAVTLGLAMAMLAGCASSSADAAPSEVSELRLGYFANVTHAPALIGIEEGLFDEALGDVTVQEQVFNAGPAVVEALSAGAIDAAYIGPNPSINTFIQSGGASARVIAGATSGGAALVVRDGIDTPADLAGTTLATPQLGNTQDVALRSWLKEEGFETTTSGGGDVQVTPTENAQTLTLFQQGALDGAWLPEPWVSRLVIEGGAHVLVDESELWPDGAFPTTVLLVRAEFAAQHPDVVEDLLSGHLAALAWIDENPDQVPGAINAALEAATGKPLDDDVLARALENVTFSPDPHADAFAALVENGVAAGTQKDGSIAGLFDLRALNGLLAESRAEEVDDAGLGAKK, from the coding sequence ATGAACACCCCCACTCGCATCACCACGACCGCTGTCACCCTCGGACTGGCCATGGCGATGCTCGCGGGGTGCGCCTCGTCTTCCGCCGATGCCGCGCCGAGCGAGGTGTCCGAGCTGCGCCTCGGCTACTTCGCGAACGTCACGCACGCCCCTGCGCTGATCGGCATCGAAGAGGGCCTCTTCGATGAGGCGCTGGGTGACGTGACCGTGCAGGAGCAGGTCTTCAACGCAGGCCCTGCGGTGGTCGAGGCGCTGTCGGCAGGTGCGATCGACGCGGCCTACATCGGGCCGAACCCGTCGATCAACACCTTCATCCAGTCAGGCGGCGCCTCCGCCAGGGTGATCGCGGGTGCGACCTCCGGCGGTGCGGCCCTCGTCGTCCGCGACGGGATCGACACGCCCGCTGACCTTGCCGGCACCACCCTCGCAACCCCGCAGCTCGGGAACACTCAAGATGTCGCACTGCGCAGCTGGCTGAAGGAAGAGGGCTTCGAGACGACGACCTCGGGCGGCGGGGACGTGCAGGTCACGCCGACCGAGAACGCGCAGACGCTCACGCTGTTCCAGCAGGGCGCGCTCGATGGCGCCTGGCTGCCAGAGCCGTGGGTATCGCGTCTCGTGATCGAGGGCGGCGCGCACGTTCTCGTCGACGAGAGCGAGCTGTGGCCGGATGGAGCATTCCCGACGACCGTGCTGCTCGTGCGTGCGGAGTTCGCGGCGCAGCACCCGGATGTCGTCGAAGACCTGCTTTCCGGGCACCTGGCCGCGCTCGCATGGATCGATGAGAACCCCGACCAGGTGCCAGGCGCGATCAACGCCGCGCTGGAGGCCGCTACCGGCAAGCCCCTCGACGACGACGTGCTCGCGCGGGCCCTTGAGAACGTGACATTCTCTCCCGACCCGCACGCGGACGCCTTCGCCGCCCTCGTCGAGAACGGCGTCGCCGCCGGAACGCAGAAGGACGGCTCGATCGCGGGCCTGTTCGACCTGCGGGCACTCAACGGTCTGCTCGCGGAGTCGAGGGCGGAAGAGGTCGACGATGCGGGCTTGGGGGCGAAGAAATGA
- a CDS encoding ABC transporter permease, with translation MPSDSTLTVTREAPADVLRDLEQGLDRLQSEQRVAAPRAKEFLSKALPPIVLLIVLIAAWQAYVLIAQPRPDIIPGPTQVLGAFGEGWASGRLQEAVLTSLERGVLGFAIAVVVGTPIGLLLAEWGFLRRAAGPLISGLQVLPSVAWVPAAIIWFGLSDATVYFVILMGAIPSIVNGLLAGIDQVPPQLRRVGTVLGASRWQSATRIVLPAALPGYLAGIKQGWAFSWRSLMAAEIITIGGSIGFGLGTMLQQSRELADLAGVLSTIILILTIGILIELVFFGPLERRMLRRRGLLTEGTS, from the coding sequence ATGCCCAGTGATTCGACACTCACCGTGACGCGTGAGGCACCGGCCGACGTCCTGCGCGACCTCGAACAGGGTCTCGACCGACTGCAGTCAGAGCAGCGTGTGGCGGCCCCCCGCGCCAAGGAGTTCCTCTCGAAGGCGCTCCCTCCGATCGTGCTGCTGATCGTTCTCATCGCCGCGTGGCAGGCGTACGTGCTGATCGCGCAGCCGCGACCCGACATCATCCCTGGTCCCACGCAGGTGCTCGGCGCATTCGGCGAGGGCTGGGCGAGCGGCCGTCTGCAGGAGGCGGTGCTGACCAGCCTCGAACGCGGCGTGCTGGGTTTCGCGATCGCCGTCGTCGTCGGCACGCCGATCGGTCTGCTGCTCGCCGAATGGGGCTTCCTTCGTCGTGCGGCAGGTCCCCTGATCTCCGGTCTGCAGGTGCTTCCCTCGGTTGCCTGGGTGCCCGCCGCGATCATCTGGTTCGGTCTCTCGGATGCCACGGTCTACTTCGTGATCCTGATGGGCGCGATTCCCTCGATCGTCAACGGTCTGCTCGCCGGCATCGATCAGGTGCCGCCGCAGCTGCGCCGGGTCGGCACGGTGCTCGGCGCGAGCCGCTGGCAATCCGCGACCCGCATCGTGCTGCCCGCGGCTCTGCCCGGCTATCTCGCGGGTATCAAGCAGGGGTGGGCCTTCTCGTGGCGTTCGCTGATGGCGGCCGAGATCATCACGATCGGCGGCTCGATCGGATTCGGCCTCGGCACGATGCTGCAGCAGTCTCGTGAACTCGCCGATCTCGCCGGTGTCCTCTCAACCATCATCCTGATCCTCACGATCGGCATCCTCATCGAACTCGTTTTCTTCGGGCCGCTGGAGCGGCGGATGCTGCGCCGTCGCGGACTCCTCACGGAAGGCACGTCATGA
- a CDS encoding GTP-binding protein, which produces MSTITPQSTITPQSTLFRFATAGSVDDGKSTLVGRLLHDTKGILADQLAQIARTSAERGFAHGEFDFALLTDGLRAEREQGITIDVAYRYLATDTRSFILADCPGHVQYTRNMVTGAATADAVIVLVDARRGVSEQTRRHLAVVSLLRVPHVIIAVNKIDLIDFDETAFRAIEDDVHRVATSLALEAPHVLPVSALDGDNIVELSPRTPWHDGPTLLDLLETLPAIGARDDEALRLPVQSVIRPQGGLSPEYAQDPAEAERLRDYRGFAGRIASGTVRVGERVAVYPGAWETTVTGIRIAGVEASAARAGQSVALTLADEVDAARGAVIAASGTLPTGLREAEVEVFQLDSRPLRGGDRVLVKHGTATVQGLVAEVTSRRDLDTLSHEKADALAANEIGRVRLRFAADLPVEPYARHRESGSLLIIHPVDGATLAAATVVDLD; this is translated from the coding sequence ATGAGCACGATCACACCGCAGAGCACGATCACTCCGCAGAGCACCCTCTTCCGCTTCGCCACAGCGGGCTCTGTCGACGACGGCAAGTCCACGCTCGTCGGCCGTCTCCTGCACGACACGAAGGGCATTCTCGCCGACCAGCTCGCGCAGATCGCCCGCACCTCGGCGGAGCGCGGCTTCGCGCACGGCGAGTTCGACTTCGCGCTGCTGACAGACGGCCTGCGCGCAGAGCGCGAGCAGGGCATCACGATCGATGTCGCCTACCGGTATCTGGCCACCGACACCCGCAGCTTCATCCTCGCCGACTGCCCCGGCCACGTGCAGTACACCCGCAACATGGTCACGGGTGCGGCGACGGCCGATGCCGTCATCGTGCTGGTCGACGCCCGTCGCGGTGTCTCCGAGCAGACCCGCCGCCATCTTGCGGTGGTGTCGTTGCTGCGCGTGCCGCACGTGATCATCGCGGTGAACAAGATCGACCTGATCGACTTCGACGAGACCGCCTTCCGCGCCATCGAGGACGACGTCCATCGTGTGGCCACCTCGCTCGCCCTTGAGGCGCCGCACGTTCTGCCGGTCTCGGCACTGGACGGTGACAACATCGTGGAGCTCTCGCCCCGGACGCCGTGGCACGACGGCCCGACGCTGCTCGATCTGCTCGAGACGCTGCCGGCCATCGGCGCGCGCGATGACGAAGCGCTTCGCCTGCCGGTGCAGTCGGTCATCCGCCCGCAGGGCGGACTCTCCCCCGAGTACGCGCAGGACCCCGCAGAGGCGGAGCGCCTGCGCGACTACCGCGGTTTCGCTGGACGCATCGCCTCGGGCACGGTGCGCGTCGGCGAGCGGGTCGCCGTGTACCCCGGCGCCTGGGAGACGACGGTCACCGGCATCCGGATCGCCGGCGTGGAGGCATCCGCGGCTCGCGCCGGACAGTCGGTCGCCCTCACCCTGGCCGACGAGGTGGATGCGGCGCGTGGCGCTGTGATCGCCGCGTCCGGGACGCTTCCCACCGGGCTGCGCGAGGCCGAGGTCGAGGTGTTCCAGCTCGACTCTCGTCCGCTGCGCGGCGGCGACCGCGTGCTCGTGAAGCACGGCACCGCCACCGTGCAGGGCCTCGTCGCCGAGGTGACGTCACGACGCGACCTCGACACCCTCTCGCACGAGAAGGCCGACGCACTCGCGGCCAACGAGATCGGCCGCGTGCGCCTGCGGTTCGCAGCCGATCTGCCGGTGGAGCCATACGCCCGGCACCGCGAATCGGGTTCCCTCCTGATCATCCACCCCGTCGACGGCGCCACCCTCGCCGCCGCCACTGTCGTCGACCTCGACTGA
- a CDS encoding NAD(P)/FAD-dependent oxidoreductase, with the protein MTEPYDVLVIGGGPAGLSAALNLGRSLARVLVVDADRPRNAATVFSHGFLTRDGIPPHELRKLAREELHAYPTVDVRTRQRVFSLREDGDGFAATVGRREPGEQVRAHAVLLATGLRETLPPVPGLLGFYGMTLFSCAACDGFELRGRHLGLFGQSADLADRARLIARWSDRLTVFTHGADVIDAVAEAELATHGVTVERGLVSGLVGDKGRLERVDLEDGRSTSVAGGFVRPEWSLDLSFLHGCSPTTDSDGHLLTDGSGRTSIRRLYAAGDAAAPGPQQLIVAAGAGARAAAVIVHDAVGVTTAH; encoded by the coding sequence GTGACCGAGCCCTATGACGTGCTGGTGATCGGCGGCGGGCCCGCAGGGCTCTCGGCCGCCCTGAACCTTGGTCGCTCGCTGGCCCGGGTGCTGGTCGTGGATGCTGACCGTCCCCGCAACGCCGCCACCGTCTTCTCACACGGGTTCCTCACGCGCGATGGCATCCCTCCGCATGAGCTGCGCAAGCTGGCCCGAGAAGAGCTGCACGCCTATCCGACGGTCGATGTGCGCACCAGGCAGCGGGTGTTCTCGCTGCGCGAGGACGGCGACGGATTCGCAGCCACGGTGGGGCGCCGTGAGCCGGGCGAGCAGGTGCGCGCCCACGCCGTGCTGCTGGCCACCGGACTGCGTGAGACGCTGCCACCCGTGCCCGGACTGCTCGGCTTCTACGGCATGACGCTGTTCAGCTGCGCGGCGTGCGACGGGTTCGAGCTTCGGGGCCGGCACCTCGGGCTGTTCGGACAGAGTGCCGACCTCGCCGACCGGGCCAGGCTGATCGCCCGCTGGAGTGACCGACTGACTGTGTTCACCCACGGGGCCGACGTGATCGACGCCGTCGCCGAGGCCGAACTCGCCACTCACGGCGTGACCGTCGAGCGCGGGCTGGTGAGCGGGCTGGTCGGCGACAAGGGGCGGCTCGAGCGGGTCGACCTCGAAGACGGACGCTCGACCTCGGTGGCTGGCGGGTTCGTGCGACCGGAGTGGTCGCTCGACCTGTCGTTCCTGCACGGGTGCTCCCCCACGACAGACAGCGACGGACACCTCCTCACCGACGGGTCGGGGCGCACCAGCATCCGACGTCTGTACGCGGCGGGCGATGCCGCCGCCCCCGGTCCGCAACAGCTGATCGTCGCGGCCGGGGCCGGCGCACGCGCCGCAGCGGTGATCGTGCACGACGCCGTCGGGGTCACCACGGCGCACTGA
- a CDS encoding ABC transporter ATP-binding protein, producing MTRGDTAIRSDAPAQTRPIAPSFDGIALPAAPAAPVDPSVRISHVSKRYGTGPVVLDDVSLDIAPGEFVCLLGASGCGKSTLLNLIAGLERPSAGEITTPDGGAAVMFQESALMPWLSARGNVELALRLRGVARAERREEALRLLSTVNLADAAERRPHELSGGMRQRVALARALAQERAVLLMDEPFAALDAITRDLLHEELERVWRATGRTIVFVTHNVREAARLGQRVILLSSRPGRIAGEWRIAATKGRRIESPEVAALATEITAELRKEIRRNAQ from the coding sequence ATGACCAGGGGCGACACCGCGATTCGATCGGATGCTCCTGCGCAGACCCGCCCGATCGCCCCGAGCTTCGACGGCATCGCGCTGCCTGCCGCGCCCGCAGCACCCGTCGATCCTTCGGTTCGCATCTCGCACGTCTCCAAGCGCTACGGCACCGGTCCTGTCGTGCTCGACGACGTCTCTCTCGACATCGCGCCCGGTGAGTTCGTCTGCCTGCTCGGTGCGTCTGGTTGCGGCAAGTCCACCCTGCTGAACCTCATCGCGGGCCTGGAGCGCCCGAGCGCGGGCGAGATCACGACCCCAGACGGCGGGGCGGCCGTCATGTTCCAGGAGTCCGCGCTCATGCCGTGGTTGAGCGCTCGAGGCAACGTCGAGCTCGCCCTGCGTCTGCGTGGTGTCGCTCGCGCCGAGCGCCGCGAAGAAGCACTGCGCCTGCTGTCGACGGTGAACCTCGCGGATGCCGCGGAGAGGCGTCCGCACGAGCTCTCCGGTGGCATGCGCCAGCGCGTGGCGCTCGCGCGAGCACTCGCGCAGGAGCGTGCTGTGCTGCTGATGGACGAGCCGTTCGCGGCGCTCGACGCCATCACCCGCGACCTCCTGCACGAAGAGCTCGAACGGGTGTGGCGGGCAACAGGGCGCACCATCGTGTTCGTCACGCACAATGTGCGCGAGGCAGCACGGCTCGGGCAGCGGGTCATCCTGCTGTCCAGCCGTCCCGGCCGCATCGCGGGTGAATGGCGGATCGCGGCGACGAAGGGTCGGCGCATCGAGTCGCCCGAAGTCGCGGCGCTCGCGACCGAGATCACCGCCGAGCTGCGCAAGGAGATCCGTCGCAATGCCCAGTGA
- the cysD gene encoding sulfate adenylyltransferase subunit CysD, whose amino-acid sequence MTTLTSAPSLTDEKALTHEEALTTLDLLEAEAIHIIREVVAEFERPVLLFSGGKDSVVVLHLAARAFSPGRIPFPVLHVDTGHNFPEVIAFRDQTVARLGLRLEVASVQSFIDDGRLAERADGTRNTLQTQPLRDAIAAGRHDAVFGGARRDEDKARAKERIISLRDEFGQWDPRNQRPELWSLYNGRHLPGQHVRAFPISNWTELDIWRYVERENIALPPLYFAADRDVFRRDGMWWAVTEHSQPREGEAIVSRSVRYRTVGDSSCTGAVESDAADIAAIVSEVAQSTLTERGATRADDRISEAAMEDRKKIGYF is encoded by the coding sequence ATGACCACTCTGACCTCCGCACCTTCGCTGACGGACGAGAAGGCGCTGACTCACGAGGAAGCGCTCACCACTCTCGACCTGCTCGAGGCCGAGGCGATCCACATCATCCGCGAGGTCGTCGCCGAGTTCGAGCGACCCGTGCTGCTGTTCTCGGGCGGCAAGGACTCGGTGGTCGTGCTGCACCTGGCGGCGAGGGCCTTCTCCCCCGGACGCATCCCCTTCCCGGTGCTGCACGTCGACACTGGGCACAACTTCCCCGAGGTGATCGCGTTCCGCGACCAGACGGTTGCTCGGCTCGGCCTGCGCCTCGAGGTCGCGAGCGTGCAGTCGTTCATCGATGACGGGCGTCTCGCCGAGCGCGCAGACGGCACCCGCAACACCCTGCAGACGCAGCCCTTGCGCGACGCCATCGCCGCCGGCAGGCACGATGCCGTGTTCGGCGGCGCCCGCCGCGACGAAGACAAGGCCCGCGCGAAAGAGCGCATCATCTCGCTGCGTGATGAGTTCGGGCAGTGGGACCCGCGCAATCAGCGTCCAGAGCTGTGGAGCCTGTACAACGGCCGCCATCTGCCTGGCCAGCATGTGCGTGCCTTCCCGATCTCGAACTGGACGGAGCTCGACATCTGGCGCTACGTCGAGCGCGAGAACATCGCGCTGCCGCCGCTGTACTTCGCAGCCGACCGTGACGTGTTCCGCCGTGACGGCATGTGGTGGGCCGTGACTGAGCACTCCCAGCCTCGAGAGGGGGAAGCGATCGTCTCACGGAGCGTCCGGTACCGCACGGTGGGCGATTCGAGCTGCACAGGGGCTGTGGAATCGGATGCTGCCGACATCGCCGCGATCGTCAGCGAAGTCGCCCAGTCCACTCTGACCGAACGCGGCGCCACGCGTGCAGATGACCGCATCAGCGAGGCCGCCATGGAAGACCGCAAGAAGATTGGCTACTTCTGA
- a CDS encoding FAD-dependent oxidoreductase, which yields MTSATSIPLTEGTLRVAIVGAGPAGIYAGDILATHAAAGGHHVVIDLFESLPAPYGLIRYGVAPDHPRIKGIVGSLHEMLDRASADPDADRRTIRFLGNIEIGRDISLDELRARYHAVVLATGAIRDARLDIPGVELPGSYGAADFVSWFDGHPDVPRTWPLDAASVAVIGNGNVALDVARVLAKQAEDLRTTEVPDNVLAGLEASAVTDVHVFGRRGPADIKFTPIELRELGEVPGVDIVLYDEDFDGVDATAASTNQLKVMLRTLNAWRDRPSTGAARRLHLHFWHAPVEIRGDEQVEGIRFERTAPASDGTGPVGTGEFREYGVQAVYRAVGYFGPPVQDAPFDERRGVVPNEGGRVEPGLYATGWIKRGPVGLIGHTKSDALETITNLLADHAAGRLSAPAEQTDVTELLAEHSYTTWDGWLALDAHERGLGETHQHVRERVKVVPRDEQVAISDGALVR from the coding sequence ATGACCTCCGCCACATCCATCCCGCTCACTGAGGGCACGCTCCGCGTCGCGATCGTCGGCGCAGGTCCCGCCGGCATCTACGCCGGCGACATCCTCGCGACGCACGCGGCCGCCGGCGGGCACCACGTCGTGATCGACCTGTTCGAATCGCTGCCGGCGCCGTACGGGCTGATCCGGTACGGCGTGGCACCCGATCACCCCCGCATCAAGGGCATCGTGGGGTCGCTGCACGAGATGCTCGACCGTGCGTCGGCCGACCCGGATGCTGATCGGCGGACGATCCGGTTCCTCGGAAACATCGAGATCGGGCGGGACATCTCACTCGACGAGCTGCGCGCGCGGTACCACGCCGTGGTACTCGCGACGGGCGCGATCCGCGACGCCAGGCTCGACATCCCCGGCGTCGAGCTGCCGGGGTCGTACGGCGCCGCCGACTTCGTGTCGTGGTTCGATGGCCACCCCGACGTGCCCCGCACCTGGCCGCTCGATGCCGCATCGGTCGCGGTGATCGGCAACGGCAACGTGGCGCTCGACGTCGCCCGCGTGCTCGCCAAGCAAGCCGAGGACCTGCGGACCACCGAGGTGCCGGACAACGTGCTCGCCGGGCTCGAGGCGTCGGCCGTCACCGATGTGCATGTGTTCGGCCGCCGCGGCCCGGCCGACATCAAGTTCACCCCGATCGAGCTGCGCGAACTCGGCGAGGTGCCCGGCGTCGACATCGTGCTGTACGACGAGGACTTCGACGGGGTCGATGCGACCGCGGCATCCACCAACCAGCTCAAGGTCATGCTGCGCACTCTGAACGCCTGGCGCGACCGGCCGTCCACCGGCGCCGCGCGCCGTCTGCATCTGCACTTCTGGCACGCGCCGGTGGAGATCCGAGGGGACGAGCAGGTGGAGGGCATCCGGTTCGAGCGCACGGCCCCGGCCTCGGACGGAACCGGGCCGGTCGGCACCGGCGAGTTCCGCGAGTACGGGGTGCAGGCCGTGTACCGGGCCGTCGGCTACTTCGGGCCGCCGGTGCAGGATGCGCCGTTCGACGAGCGCCGTGGAGTGGTGCCCAACGAGGGCGGTCGGGTCGAGCCGGGGCTCTACGCGACCGGGTGGATCAAGCGGGGTCCGGTGGGGCTGATCGGGCACACGAAGTCGGATGCCCTCGAGACGATCACCAACCTGCTCGCCGACCACGCTGCCGGGCGACTGTCCGCCCCCGCCGAGCAGACCGATGTGACCGAGCTGCTCGCCGAGCACTCGTACACGACATGGGATGGCTGGCTGGCATTGGATGCCCACGAGCGCGGTCTCGGCGAGACGCACCAGCATGTGCGCGAGCGCGTGAAGGTCGTGCCGCGCGACGAGCAGGTCGCGATCTCGGACGGGGCTCTGGTGCGATGA
- the cobA gene encoding uroporphyrinogen-III C-methyltransferase, with amino-acid sequence MTGTLTLVGAGPGDAGLLTLRGLRALQDADVIVADRLGARAVLDQLTAEGVLLTADVIDVGKHPGHHPVPQSEINDLLVRHVREGKNVVRLKGGDPFVLGRGREEQLHAEAAGITASVVSGVTSAVSVPALAGIPLTHRGVAVAFTVVSAHDPLDALPGGSDHTIVLLMGVGTLAHAAGVLAGGERGRGCPVAIVEDGFGPGQRVTIGTLDTIAALAAARRVRNPAVIVVGDVVRLSPDADAALTRPAEDSAASSIFTRWVDALDAGLAVDSGAIVTVPADPAADLVSSRKARS; translated from the coding sequence ATGACCGGAACACTCACGCTCGTCGGGGCGGGGCCGGGAGATGCCGGCCTGCTCACCCTGCGGGGGCTGCGCGCCCTGCAGGACGCCGACGTCATCGTCGCCGACCGGCTCGGCGCCCGCGCGGTTCTCGACCAGCTCACCGCCGAGGGCGTGCTGCTGACCGCCGACGTGATCGATGTCGGCAAGCACCCAGGGCATCACCCGGTGCCGCAGTCCGAGATCAACGACCTGCTGGTGCGACACGTGCGCGAGGGGAAGAACGTTGTGCGCCTGAAGGGCGGCGACCCGTTCGTGCTGGGTCGCGGTCGCGAGGAGCAGCTGCACGCCGAGGCCGCCGGAATCACAGCATCCGTCGTCTCCGGCGTCACCAGCGCCGTCTCGGTGCCGGCCCTCGCCGGCATCCCGCTCACGCACCGAGGGGTGGCCGTGGCGTTCACCGTCGTCAGCGCGCACGACCCGCTCGACGCCCTGCCCGGCGGCAGCGATCACACGATCGTGCTGCTGATGGGAGTCGGCACACTCGCGCACGCCGCTGGTGTGCTCGCCGGCGGCGAGCGCGGGCGTGGATGCCCGGTGGCGATCGTCGAGGACGGCTTCGGCCCGGGCCAGCGCGTCACGATCGGCACCCTCGACACGATCGCCGCGCTGGCCGCGGCCCGTCGCGTGCGCAATCCAGCGGTGATCGTCGTCGGTGACGTCGTGCGCCTGAGCCCGGATGCTGATGCGGCGCTGACGCGGCCGGCGGAGGATTCGGCTGCATCATCGATCTTCACCCGCTGGGTCGACGCGCTCGATGCCGGGCTGGCCGTCGACTCCGGCGCGATCGTCACCGTTCCGGCGGATCCTGCCGCCGACCTCGTCTCCTCTCGAAAGGCTCGCTCATGA
- a CDS encoding phosphoadenylyl-sulfate reductase, whose protein sequence is MTLSTINLRDADELRTLAERGARELRSGQPDEAGPAEVVAWVAANFGLRQAAVACSMADAALPHLVAAQIPGVDVLFLDTGYHFLETTFTRDEVARTLDVRIVDVKPEQTVREQDATYGANLFDRDPALCCARRKVAPLQRALGDYEVWFTGVRRDEAPTRIGTPLVTWDERNGLVKVNPVAAWSFDDLTAYAAKHDVVVNPLIESGYPSIGCAPCTRPVAPGEDPRSGRWAGTAKTECGLHE, encoded by the coding sequence ATGACCCTTTCGACGATCAACCTGCGCGACGCCGACGAGTTGCGGACCCTCGCCGAGCGCGGAGCGCGTGAGCTGCGCAGCGGGCAGCCCGATGAGGCAGGCCCTGCCGAGGTGGTGGCGTGGGTGGCCGCGAACTTCGGCCTGCGTCAGGCGGCGGTGGCGTGCTCGATGGCGGATGCTGCGCTGCCGCACCTGGTGGCAGCGCAGATCCCAGGGGTGGACGTGCTGTTCCTCGACACCGGGTACCACTTCCTCGAGACGACGTTCACCCGCGACGAGGTCGCCCGCACGCTGGATGTGCGCATCGTCGATGTGAAGCCCGAGCAGACCGTGCGCGAGCAGGACGCCACTTACGGTGCGAACCTGTTCGACCGCGACCCTGCGCTGTGCTGCGCGCGCCGCAAGGTGGCTCCGCTGCAGCGGGCTCTCGGCGACTACGAGGTGTGGTTCACCGGCGTGCGCCGCGATGAGGCGCCCACGCGCATCGGCACGCCACTCGTGACCTGGGACGAGCGCAACGGCCTGGTGAAGGTGAACCCGGTCGCGGCGTGGAGCTTCGACGACCTGACCGCCTACGCCGCCAAGCATGACGTGGTGGTGAACCCGCTCATCGAGAGCGGCTACCCCTCGATCGGCTGCGCCCCCTGCACACGCCCGGTCGCTCCGGGAGAAGACCCCCGATCCGGCCGCTGGGCCGGCACCGCCAAGACAGAATGCGGGCTCCACGAATGA
- the fdxA gene encoding ferredoxin, which yields MTYVIALPCVDVKDRACIDECPVDCIYEGERSLYIHPDECVDCGACEPVCPVEAIYYEDDLPDEWADYYRANVDFFTEIGSPGGAAKVGTYDFDHPLVRDLPAGVNS from the coding sequence ATGACCTATGTGATCGCGCTGCCGTGTGTCGACGTGAAGGACCGCGCCTGTATAGATGAGTGTCCGGTGGACTGCATCTACGAAGGTGAGCGCTCGCTGTACATCCACCCCGACGAGTGCGTCGACTGCGGCGCCTGCGAGCCGGTCTGTCCAGTGGAGGCCATCTACTACGAGGATGACCTGCCCGACGAGTGGGCCGACTACTACCGGGCCAATGTCGACTTCTTCACCGAGATCGGCTCTCCTGGGGGCGCGGCGAAGGTCGGCACGTACGACTTCGACCACCCACTGGTGCGCGACCTGCCGGCCGGAGTCAATTCGTGA